The Cohnella abietis genome has a segment encoding these proteins:
- the rlmH gene encoding 23S rRNA (pseudouridine(1915)-N(3))-methyltransferase RlmH produces MQIQIVCVGKLKEKYWVGAIEEYSKRLGSYARLDIRELPDEKTPDSMSPAEEEQVKAREGERILAALKPDAHVVALAIDGETWTSEQLAANMERQATYGGGSISFVIGGSLGLSSAVLARADKKLSFGRMTYPHQLMRVLLLEQVYRAFKINRGEPYHK; encoded by the coding sequence ATGCAGATTCAGATCGTCTGCGTGGGTAAGCTTAAGGAGAAGTATTGGGTAGGGGCAATCGAGGAATACTCCAAGCGTCTCGGTTCCTATGCACGACTTGATATCCGAGAGTTGCCTGATGAGAAGACACCGGACTCCATGAGCCCAGCAGAAGAAGAGCAAGTAAAAGCTCGCGAAGGCGAGCGCATCCTTGCAGCACTGAAACCGGATGCCCATGTTGTTGCTCTCGCAATTGATGGTGAGACATGGACAAGCGAGCAGCTCGCGGCGAACATGGAACGCCAAGCCACCTATGGAGGCGGCTCCATCTCCTTCGTCATCGGCGGGTCACTCGGCTTATCGTCCGCCGTACTCGCGCGTGCCGACAAGAAGCTTAGCTTCGGTCGCATGACCTACCCGCACCAGCTGATGCGGGTTCTTCTTCTTGAGCAGGTTTACCGGGCTTTTAAGATTAATCGGGGGGAACCTTACCATAAGTGA
- a CDS encoding YwbE family protein, whose product MAGNGKIRSDVKPGLEVDIVLKQDQRTGKTTRGIVKDLLTNSPQHPHGIKVRLQDGQVGRVQNIVSGGTV is encoded by the coding sequence ATGGCAGGCAACGGAAAAATTCGCAGCGACGTTAAGCCAGGGCTTGAAGTCGATATTGTATTAAAGCAGGATCAACGAACGGGTAAAACAACTCGTGGAATCGTGAAGGATTTATTGACCAATTCACCTCAGCATCCGCACGGAATAAAGGTTAGACTGCAGGATGGACAAGTTGGTCGAGTTCAGAACATTGTTAGTGGGGGAACTGTCTAA
- a CDS encoding DEAD/DEAH box helicase encodes MGIVTPTPVQEETIPIVTAGHDVISQAQTGTGKTLAFVLPMLDKIRTDVSQVQGLIVTPTRELAIQITAEIKKLLTREDGIRVLAVYGGQDVEAQLHKLQGSMHIIIATPGRLLDHLGRGTISLAGVKMLVLDEADQMLHMGFLKEVEEILRHTPYKKQAMLFSATMPASIREMAGRILRSPQHVTVKSERVTVKAIRQWAVETSDREKQATLVKLLEETQPYLSIIFVRTKRRAAVLNEALQEMGYSSDELHGDLSQAKREQVMKRFRDARLQLLIATDIAARGLDVEGVTHVFNYDIPMDVESYIHRIGRTGRAGEKGLAITLVAPKDRRELGDIEDGIQMAMERRSEEGRPLGGGGLEGPRNSGGLGRNGTGGQSSRRSSAGQAKGRSISGSKARSGEKSYGAGSRGGDKRRGAPVAKPGAGNRSSTGEWVDRGQSRDAVNAGRPGRSVATESASDEATGFTFHDRGSDGNRGGAGSGRKAPAAGGRGGFGRSSGASGSGRSGGFGSERKSSDARGGFGRSSGAGAGFGRSDDRGASRPSAGGGSSRRNSAERASERAAERAAEFASNERKGEGRGGYGGRSSTSGGAGAGRKPEQRSGGSSFGGGRSSGPKSGGFGGSSGGFKGSKGPSGGGGRGGRGSSRSR; translated from the coding sequence ATGGGGATTGTAACGCCGACGCCAGTGCAGGAGGAAACTATTCCGATTGTAACAGCAGGCCATGATGTTATTAGCCAAGCGCAGACGGGCACGGGGAAAACGTTAGCTTTCGTACTGCCAATGCTAGATAAGATCAGAACGGACGTGTCTCAAGTACAGGGTTTGATCGTAACACCTACTCGTGAGCTTGCGATACAGATTACGGCTGAGATTAAGAAGCTGCTTACGCGGGAAGATGGAATTAGAGTGCTGGCGGTGTATGGCGGTCAGGACGTTGAAGCCCAACTGCATAAGCTGCAAGGCTCAATGCACATTATTATTGCGACGCCGGGCAGACTGCTTGACCATCTAGGTCGGGGAACGATTTCGTTAGCTGGCGTAAAAATGCTAGTGTTAGATGAAGCGGATCAGATGCTGCACATGGGCTTCCTGAAGGAAGTTGAGGAGATTCTTCGTCATACGCCATACAAGAAGCAGGCTATGCTGTTCTCAGCTACGATGCCAGCTTCAATCCGCGAGATGGCGGGACGGATTTTGCGCAGTCCACAGCATGTTACCGTAAAAAGCGAGCGCGTAACCGTTAAAGCTATCCGCCAATGGGCGGTAGAAACGTCCGATCGTGAGAAGCAAGCAACTTTAGTTAAGCTGCTTGAGGAGACTCAGCCGTATTTGAGCATTATTTTCGTCCGGACGAAGCGTCGGGCTGCGGTATTAAACGAAGCACTACAGGAGATGGGCTATTCTTCTGATGAGCTGCATGGAGACTTGTCCCAAGCGAAGCGGGAGCAGGTTATGAAGCGGTTCCGTGATGCGAGGCTACAGCTATTGATTGCTACAGATATTGCTGCGCGTGGGTTGGACGTTGAGGGTGTCACTCACGTGTTTAACTATGATATTCCAATGGATGTGGAGAGCTATATTCATCGAATCGGCCGGACAGGTCGTGCGGGTGAGAAGGGGCTTGCGATCACATTAGTTGCGCCGAAGGATCGCCGGGAGCTGGGGGATATCGAGGACGGTATTCAGATGGCGATGGAACGCAGAAGTGAGGAAGGCAGACCTCTTGGCGGCGGTGGATTGGAAGGTCCTCGCAACAGTGGGGGTCTTGGACGGAATGGAACAGGCGGACAATCTTCGCGTAGAAGCAGTGCGGGTCAGGCGAAGGGTCGAAGCATTAGCGGCAGCAAAGCTCGCAGTGGCGAGAAGTCGTATGGAGCAGGTAGCCGCGGAGGAGATAAGAGACGCGGTGCTCCAGTTGCGAAGCCAGGCGCGGGTAACCGTTCCAGCACAGGCGAGTGGGTAGATCGTGGCCAAAGCCGTGATGCGGTGAACGCTGGCCGTCCAGGTAGATCTGTTGCAACGGAATCAGCTTCAGATGAGGCAACTGGATTCACGTTCCACGATCGTGGGTCGGACGGTAATAGAGGCGGAGCTGGATCTGGGCGTAAGGCTCCAGCAGCAGGCGGTCGCGGAGGTTTTGGTCGCTCGTCTGGAGCGAGTGGATCTGGACGCTCGGGCGGTTTCGGTAGTGAGCGCAAGTCTTCGGATGCGCGTGGCGGTTTTGGCCGTTCATCGGGCGCCGGAGCTGGCTTCGGTCGCTCGGATGATCGCGGAGCAAGTCGCCCGAGTGCAGGCGGCGGCTCGAGCAGGCGGAATTCCGCTGAGCGTGCATCGGAACGGGCTGCTGAACGTGCGGCGGAATTCGCAAGTAATGAGCGTAAGGGCGAGGGTCGCGGCGGTTACGGTGGACGGTCGAGCACTAGCGGAGGCGCAGGTGCTGGCAGGAAGCCGGAACAACGTAGCGGCGGAAGCAGCTTCGGCGGTGGACGGTCGTCTGGACCTAAGAGTGGTGGTTTTGGCGGAAGCAGCGGCGGGTTTAAAGGGTCTAAGGGACCATCCGGCGGTGGCGGACGCGGAGGACGCGGCTCATCTCGCAGTAGATAA
- a CDS encoding phage holin family protein translates to MTIDKPKIHGAFILLGMVLFFPVGIVLLLVRFVTHYKYNHLRANDYMLVGHAFITFYAFIAFIVMLASETTSDVVALLIVFGILIGVPAIIFYIVGARRKKKMANLYNLYYHLTTAQGIDAIDRIAELTGEKPRNVTQDISYMIVSGRLTDARLDPTAQLVIMGNRTAKGQENPNPVGGPATREQIIMTDQVAAARAGAGASSQPAPKMVTCSGCGSSSKVIPGQRQDCEFCGNSLFIPS, encoded by the coding sequence TTGACTATAGACAAGCCCAAGATTCATGGTGCATTTATTCTTCTAGGAATGGTTTTATTTTTCCCGGTGGGGATTGTGCTGCTGCTAGTTCGGTTCGTGACTCATTATAAGTATAATCATCTCAGAGCAAATGATTATATGCTAGTCGGGCATGCCTTCATTACGTTCTATGCATTTATTGCTTTTATTGTCATGTTGGCTTCAGAAACCACTTCAGATGTGGTAGCTTTACTTATCGTTTTCGGTATTCTTATTGGCGTTCCAGCAATCATTTTCTACATTGTCGGTGCAAGAAGAAAGAAAAAGATGGCGAACCTGTATAATCTGTATTATCACCTGACAACGGCTCAAGGGATTGATGCGATCGACCGGATAGCAGAGCTAACAGGGGAAAAACCGCGAAATGTTACGCAGGATATTAGTTACATGATTGTTTCTGGAAGGCTTACGGATGCAAGATTGGACCCGACGGCTCAGCTCGTTATTATGGGTAACCGCACCGCAAAGGGGCAGGAAAATCCAAATCCAGTGGGCGGACCTGCGACGAGAGAACAAATCATTATGACGGATCAGGTGGCAGCGGCAAGGGCAGGAGCAGGAGCTTCCTCCCAGCCAGCTCCGAAGATGGTTACATGCTCCGGCTGTGGGTCGAGCAGTAAAGTCATTCCGGGACAGCGGCAGGATTGCGAATTTTGCGGGAATAGCTTGTTTATTCCTTCTTAA